GTCGCCGCGGTGCGCGCCATGCCCGGAATATCGAGCGTACAGATCACCTTTCACGAGACGAAGCCGGCCGAAGACCATGCCGCACCGCCGGGCGGCTTCCGCCTTGCCATCATCAATGCACATGATCGCGAGATGGGTTTCGCCGCCCGCCGGCTTCTCGCCAAGGCCTTTCCGGCGGAGGACCTGCACGTCCCCGCCGAGGACAACTGGCCGGTTGAACAGACGGCACAAGTATTATAATAGCATAAGGACTCTCGGGGAGGAGCCCGCTTCATGCGCTGTGATTTGAGCGGCCAGGTTGCTTTCGTCACCGGCGGCGCGGGTGCGATCGGCCGCGTCGCGGCACGGCGGCTGGCCGACAATGGCGCCAGCCTCGTCATTGCCGACATAGATGGCGACGGCGCCCGAGAGATCGCTTCCGGCCTCCCCGACGCCTTGGCGGTCGCTGTCGATATCCGCGACGGCACTGCCGCCGACCGCGCTGTCGCCGCCACGCTCGAGCGCTTCGGCCGCCTCGACATCCTTATCAACAATGCCGGGGTCAACACGCTGAGCCACCGCGTCGCCATCGACGAATTCCCGCCCGAAGAGTGGGAGCGCATCACCGGCATCGATCTCGACGGCCTCTATGTGATGAGCCGCGCGGCGCTGCAACCCATGCTCGCCTCCGGGCGCGGCGGCCGCATCGTCAATATCGCCTCCGTCGTCGGTCTCGCCGCCATGCGCCTGCAAAGTCCCTTTGTTGCCGCCAAGGCCGGCATCATCCATCTCACCCGTTCGATGGCGCTCGAGCTCGGATCGCGCGGCATTCTCGTCAACGCCATAGCACCCGGCTCCGTCCTTACCGAGCTCACGGCAAAGCTCTTTTATGGCGAGGACGGCAAGTTCGCGAGCCGGGCGCGCGATTTCATGGCCCATGTACCGCTCGGCCGCCCCGCCGAGCCGCGCGAGATCGCCGAAACCATCTTGTTTCTCGCCTCCCCAGGTGCGAGCTACGTCAATGGCCAGGTCCTCGCCATCGATGGCGGCTGGACGGCGGGATATATGATGTGACCGCCGCCATGCAGATCGATCTTCTGGATACAGCGATTGCTGTTCTGGGTGAAAACAATGCCATCGCACGCGCCGCGACCGCGGCCCTCACCGCCAATGGTGGCCGGATCGTCGCGGACGCGCCGCGCGCCGACATTCTGCTCGTCTCCTGTCCGCTTGTTGCCGCCGCACCGCAAGGCGATCTCTCTGCGCTGCTGCGGGACGCGCGGGCCGCCGCGACCGCGATGAGCGCGCGCGACCATGGCCGCATCCTGTTCCTGCTGCCGGCGCTCGCCGCCTTGCCCATGCGCCGCCATCCCCTCTATGGCGCCGAGATGGCCGGAATACTGGCTTTGATGCGCGGCCTCGCGATGCAATTCGGGCCCCGCGTCCTCGTCAATGCGGTGGGCCTCGGCCCGATCGCGGAAGAGACCCTGATTGCGGGCGATCCGGCCCAGCTCAGCCATATACCGCAGGGCCGCCCCGGCACGATCGCCGAGGCCGTGGCGGCGATCCTGTTTTTCTGCGATCCGCTCAACACCTATACGACCGGGCAGATGCTCGCCGTCGACGGCGGCTGGAGCGCCGGCTACGGGCGTAACTTCTAACCTTCATCACGCTTGGCGGCGCCGTCGTGATGAGGCTACAAGCGAGCCATGGTGGAGAAAAACGGCAAACGCGGCACGGCCAAGCTCGGGGTGCGCGAGATCGCCAAGCGCGTCGGCGTGGCGCCGATGACGGTGTCGCGCGCGCTGTCCAATCCCGACATGGTCTCGCCCGAGACCCGCGCCAAGGTGCTCGCCGCCATCGACAAGGCCGGTTTCGTCCCGAACCGTCTCGCCTCGAGCATGCGCGGCAATGGCCGCATGATCGGCACCGTCGTGCCGCCGCTCATCAATTCCGGCATTGCCGATCAGGTGCAGGGCATGTCGGACGAATGCCACGAAGGCGGCTATTCGATGCTGCTGGTCCAGGGAGAATTCACCCAGGAAGCCGAGGAGACGGCGATCCGCGCCCTGCTCGGCTGGCGCCCCGCCGGCATGATCCTGCAGAGCTTTGTGCAAAGTGCCGCGGCGCGCGCCTTGCTCGCCGGCGGCGGCGCGCCGGTGGTCGAGATCTCCGAGATCAAGGGCCGCAAGCCGATCGACATGGCGGTCGGCGTGTCCAATTTCGAAACCGCCTATGCCATGACCATGCATCTGGCGGCCAAGGGCTATAAGCGCATCGGCTTCGTCTCGACCCCGATCCACGGCAATGACCGCCTGCGCCAGCGCCGCACCGGCTATCATGCCGCACTGGCCGAG
This genomic stretch from Nordella sp. HKS 07 harbors:
- a CDS encoding SDR family NAD(P)-dependent oxidoreductase, giving the protein MRCDLSGQVAFVTGGAGAIGRVAARRLADNGASLVIADIDGDGAREIASGLPDALAVAVDIRDGTAADRAVAATLERFGRLDILINNAGVNTLSHRVAIDEFPPEEWERITGIDLDGLYVMSRAALQPMLASGRGGRIVNIASVVGLAAMRLQSPFVAAKAGIIHLTRSMALELGSRGILVNAIAPGSVLTELTAKLFYGEDGKFASRARDFMAHVPLGRPAEPREIAETILFLASPGASYVNGQVLAIDGGWTAGYMM
- a CDS encoding SDR family oxidoreductase; amino-acid sequence: MTAAMQIDLLDTAIAVLGENNAIARAATAALTANGGRIVADAPRADILLVSCPLVAAAPQGDLSALLRDARAAATAMSARDHGRILFLLPALAALPMRRHPLYGAEMAGILALMRGLAMQFGPRVLVNAVGLGPIAEETLIAGDPAQLSHIPQGRPGTIAEAVAAILFFCDPLNTYTTGQMLAVDGGWSAGYGRNF
- a CDS encoding LacI family DNA-binding transcriptional regulator — encoded protein: MVEKNGKRGTAKLGVREIAKRVGVAPMTVSRALSNPDMVSPETRAKVLAAIDKAGFVPNRLASSMRGNGRMIGTVVPPLINSGIADQVQGMSDECHEGGYSMLLVQGEFTQEAEETAIRALLGWRPAGMILQSFVQSAAARALLAGGGAPVVEISEIKGRKPIDMAVGVSNFETAYAMTMHLAAKGYKRIGFVSTPIHGNDRLRQRRTGYHAALAELGIANHDDMEVEVPITAKGGADALLELIARHADIDAIFFSSDTLAVGAVQECHRRGWAVPGRIAIAGYGDMDIAAQLFPPLTTVRVDRYEMGRRAVRQLLARLNGDAKVPTVTSIGFEIVDRDSA